In the Sediminitomix flava genome, one interval contains:
- a CDS encoding SdpI family protein — protein MKNSKLNEGLILLFTIVPLIYLFIVFDQLSEQVPIHFNIKGEADNFADKSSMWWIVALMMFGTYLLMKVIPFIDPKNKNNIGASYPKFRLMMAMFMSALACFIIRVGHVGTIGMGMDNVLAILLSVMMIGLGNYLTTIKPNYFVGLRTPWTLENETVWRKSHRMSGKLGFALGFVALFLTLLLSSKIKVLVVVGIMLIWAFYSIYYSYKVYQQEK, from the coding sequence ATGAAAAACTCAAAACTAAACGAAGGGCTTATTCTTCTTTTTACCATAGTGCCACTGATCTACCTTTTTATAGTCTTTGATCAATTATCTGAGCAAGTACCTATTCATTTCAATATAAAAGGAGAAGCAGATAATTTTGCTGATAAAAGCTCAATGTGGTGGATTGTCGCACTGATGATGTTTGGGACTTATCTCTTGATGAAGGTAATACCTTTCATTGACCCAAAGAATAAGAATAATATTGGGGCTTCTTATCCCAAATTCAGGTTAATGATGGCAATGTTTATGAGTGCTTTGGCTTGTTTCATTATTCGAGTAGGGCATGTAGGTACAATAGGTATGGGAATGGACAATGTATTGGCTATTCTTTTATCAGTAATGATGATTGGTCTTGGGAATTATCTCACGACTATAAAACCCAATTATTTTGTAGGCTTGCGTACACCTTGGACTTTGGAAAATGAAACAGTGTGGAGAAAATCTCACCGAATGAGTGGGAAATTAGGTTTTGCTTTGGGCTTTGTTGCGCTCTTTTTGACTTTGTTATTATCGTCAAAAATTAAAGTATTGGTGGTTGTCGGCATTATGTTGATTTGGGCATTTTATTCTATTTATTATTCTTATAAAGTGTATCAGCAAGAAAAATAA
- a CDS encoding HAD family hydrolase — protein MNKHIAVFDIDGTLRQVVDPWMLLHNHLNTAEKGAEIYKAWAANEISYDRMCELDVALWKGISKEKMLEALATNPIRKGAKELVSWFKERGITCIGISTGLSFLNEITAKELGLDEVYSNEVLFENGICTGQMNIHVREESKDETLVNALKKHQIDGDVFAFGDGPADVKLFLNADFSVAVFPRNEKIAECADIVVAEEPLHTVLEQLEETFV, from the coding sequence ATGAATAAACACATTGCGGTTTTTGATATAGACGGTACACTCAGACAAGTAGTAGACCCTTGGATGCTTTTGCACAATCATCTGAATACAGCTGAGAAAGGAGCTGAAATTTATAAGGCTTGGGCTGCAAATGAAATCAGCTATGACAGAATGTGTGAACTAGATGTGGCTTTGTGGAAAGGCATTTCTAAAGAGAAAATGTTGGAAGCTTTAGCCACCAATCCTATACGAAAAGGAGCTAAAGAACTAGTGAGCTGGTTTAAAGAAAGAGGCATTACTTGTATCGGGATAAGTACAGGCTTATCATTTCTCAATGAAATAACAGCAAAAGAGTTGGGTTTAGATGAAGTCTATTCCAATGAAGTATTGTTTGAAAATGGCATTTGTACAGGGCAAATGAATATCCATGTAAGAGAGGAAAGCAAGGATGAAACTTTGGTAAATGCGCTAAAGAAACACCAAATTGACGGAGATGTTTTTGCCTTTGGAGATGGCCCTGCAGATGTGAAACTATTCTTGAATGCAGACTTTTCTGTGGCTGTTTTTCCTAGAAATGAAAAAATAGCTGAATGTGCTGATATCGTTGTTGCAGAAGAACCTCTTCATACGGTTTTAGAGCAATTGGAAGAGACTTTCGTCTAA
- a CDS encoding 5'-nucleotidase C-terminal domain-containing protein, protein MNKLLTFVLGLVLWSACSAPNKVVQQTSSSQKIEGNLIPQDNSITADASMESFIAPFRESLEEEMSRSITHIARNLESSKGESTLGNFVTDAFFNYVKTEVDSTIDFALLNLGGMRSDAVAQGDFTRGELITLLPFDNRLVIVEMKGKQLENMFDFIVRRHGEPFANMTMVVSSDSYEVEIDGKPFDHNKVYRVATIDYLQRGGGGMAFFKDVEHVEATDILLREAVKQYCLTKESIDVELDGRYKELN, encoded by the coding sequence ATGAACAAACTACTAACATTTGTATTAGGTCTTGTGCTCTGGAGTGCTTGTAGTGCCCCAAATAAGGTAGTACAACAGACTAGTTCATCTCAAAAGATTGAAGGAAACCTAATTCCTCAAGATAATTCAATTACTGCAGATGCTTCTATGGAGAGCTTTATTGCACCATTCAGAGAATCTTTGGAGGAAGAGATGAGTAGATCCATCACTCATATTGCTAGAAATTTAGAAAGTAGTAAAGGAGAAAGTACACTCGGAAATTTTGTAACCGATGCCTTTTTCAATTATGTAAAGACAGAGGTTGACTCTACCATAGATTTTGCCCTACTCAACTTGGGAGGTATGCGAAGTGATGCTGTTGCCCAAGGTGATTTCACTAGAGGAGAGCTAATCACCTTACTTCCGTTTGATAATCGTCTTGTAATTGTTGAGATGAAAGGCAAACAACTAGAAAATATGTTTGACTTTATTGTCAGAAGACATGGCGAACCATTTGCTAACATGACAATGGTAGTTTCTTCAGATAGTTATGAAGTTGAGATAGACGGCAAGCCTTTCGATCATAATAAGGTCTACAGAGTTGCAACAATTGATTACCTACAAAGAGGAGGCGGAGGAATGGCTTTCTTTAAAGATGTCGAGCATGTTGAAGCTACAGATATCTTACTTCGTGAAGCTGTAAAACAGTATTGCCTCACAAAAGAGAGCATCGATGTCGAATTAGATGGTCGTTACAAAGAACTCAATTAA
- a CDS encoding autorepressor SdpR family transcription factor, with protein MNALFKALNDQTRRRILELLKDKDLTAGEIADEFEMSKPSISHHLDLLKRADLIYSTRKGQHILYSLNMTVFDDIINWLLHFKNPKT; from the coding sequence ATGAATGCATTATTTAAAGCCTTAAACGATCAGACAAGAAGGCGAATTTTAGAACTATTGAAAGATAAGGATCTGACAGCAGGAGAAATTGCAGATGAGTTTGAGATGAGTAAACCAAGTATTTCACATCATCTAGACTTACTCAAGAGAGCTGATTTGATCTATTCGACACGTAAAGGACAGCACATATTGTATTCTTTAAATATGACTGTATTCGATGATATAATCAATTGGTTATTACATTTTAAAAATCCAAAAACATGA
- a CDS encoding DUF4136 domain-containing protein, which produces MKTIYYLLTILLITSCTTAQISSDYQAYTDFQQYNSFNFKSDFSPQEMNEFDQARFKRAISHSLADKGYFESEAPKMMIDMNVSTETKQRVVTYNNPSYYAYGPNFVYGNCGPYGGISSYYFAGPNFYRYPYAYRGGFAGYGLTPQQEVVEYEEWTLVVDFYDADNATLIWQGKMVIEDLDLDTSPKRKEQLINRYMEKLLKQYPPES; this is translated from the coding sequence ATGAAAACTATCTACTATCTACTGACCATACTATTGATTACCTCTTGCACCACAGCTCAGATCAGTTCAGACTACCAAGCTTACACTGATTTTCAGCAGTACAATTCATTCAATTTCAAATCGGACTTTTCACCTCAAGAAATGAATGAATTTGATCAAGCACGTTTCAAAAGAGCAATTTCTCATTCTTTGGCAGACAAAGGTTACTTTGAATCTGAAGCCCCAAAAATGATGATTGATATGAATGTTTCTACAGAAACGAAACAAAGAGTGGTGACTTATAACAATCCGTCTTATTATGCTTACGGACCTAATTTCGTTTATGGAAACTGTGGTCCTTATGGCGGAATAAGTAGTTACTATTTTGCTGGACCTAATTTTTACAGATACCCTTATGCTTATCGTGGTGGCTTTGCAGGCTATGGATTGACGCCTCAGCAAGAAGTTGTAGAATATGAAGAATGGACACTCGTTGTTGACTTCTATGATGCTGATAATGCGACCTTGATTTGGCAAGGAAAAATGGTGATTGAAGACCTTGATTTGGACACTTCTCCTAAGCGAAAAGAACAATTGATTAACCGTTATATGGAAAAGCTTTTGAAACAGTATCCACCTGAATCATAG
- a CDS encoding TonB-dependent receptor domain-containing protein — protein MSNKLLLFILSLLPTFTWAQGRPQGMEGRERPKIGVLGGQIIDEQTSEGLAFATISLFSMRDTTKLVTGALADDEGKFSINEIPFGRYQVKVSLVGYDNYTYPNMIGFKPDNYKKYIGKIILSSSAQELNEVVVVGEQEIVSAGLEKRSFNVAADLGSTGSDALQLLSNVPSIDVDLDGNISLRGNSNVKIFIDGKPSVLGSSDYLEQIPSESIESIEVITNPSAKYSPEGMSGILNIKLKKEKLKGTQGMVKVSAGTGDKYNTTLGLSHYQGKFNVNANYSFRSDQRWMESNAYRESFDENGNIISTSDQNSTGNHTRNAHMFTTGIGYQFNKYNSITLGGKFNSFNMDRKTLQTNIDQNGSTTTSDNFMNNENQMAEVSLSYQKKFVNPAQNLEISASYSEGNNGGTQDFGSTQTFNDIRGDMKMANFQIDYTQPLGDRFKLEAGTMITLNSSEEDFIAYNRASDGSLIRDTRLDNNFLYDQQIYAAYGLVSGEVLPSLRVDAGLRIEQAYINSELKTTGEAFDYPYFKIYPSFAISKTFDNESELMFSYSKRVNRPNHRMLNPYIDQSNPENLRQGNPYLEPEFADSYEIGYTKSWNKLTLTGAVYHKYTDNAITRVSYAVAADTIMSTYANLAQGTNTGFELIANSQLTSWWNIDGSFNYFYQVYEGHEDESGTDLSNSGTSWSLKVNNRFNLWKGASLQASVSYNAPKQVPTGEFGSMTIMNLGLQQKVLQNRGTLTLSVSDPLDIWQGNVYNYDETYAQYRDFKRESQIAYISFSYTFGELKNAFSGKRKSKGGKGSDSSSDYDLY, from the coding sequence ATGTCAAACAAACTTCTACTTTTCATTTTATCACTGCTTCCAACATTTACTTGGGCACAAGGTCGTCCTCAAGGCATGGAAGGAAGAGAAAGGCCAAAAATTGGTGTTTTGGGTGGACAAATTATCGATGAACAAACATCGGAAGGACTTGCCTTTGCCACAATTTCTCTCTTCAGTATGCGAGATACCACAAAATTGGTGACTGGCGCTCTAGCCGATGACGAAGGGAAATTTAGTATTAATGAAATTCCTTTTGGCAGATACCAAGTGAAAGTAAGTTTAGTAGGATATGACAATTACACCTACCCCAACATGATAGGTTTTAAGCCCGATAACTATAAAAAATATATTGGAAAAATCATACTCTCATCTTCAGCTCAAGAGTTGAATGAAGTTGTGGTAGTAGGCGAACAAGAAATAGTTTCTGCGGGCTTAGAAAAACGTTCTTTCAACGTTGCTGCCGATCTGGGTTCTACAGGTAGCGATGCCCTACAACTTCTTTCTAATGTACCTTCTATTGATGTTGATCTTGATGGAAATATATCATTAAGAGGAAATTCTAATGTGAAAATATTCATAGATGGCAAACCCTCTGTATTGGGTAGTTCCGACTATTTGGAACAGATTCCATCTGAAAGTATTGAGAGTATTGAAGTCATTACAAATCCTTCTGCCAAATATAGTCCTGAAGGAATGTCGGGTATCTTGAATATCAAACTCAAAAAAGAAAAGCTCAAAGGGACACAAGGAATGGTAAAAGTTTCTGCGGGTACGGGAGATAAGTACAACACAACTCTTGGGCTAAGCCATTATCAAGGAAAATTCAATGTAAATGCGAATTATTCTTTCCGTTCAGACCAACGTTGGATGGAGTCAAATGCTTACCGAGAAAGTTTTGATGAAAATGGAAATATTATTTCTACTTCTGACCAAAACTCGACAGGTAATCATACACGTAACGCTCATATGTTCACTACAGGAATTGGATATCAGTTTAATAAATATAATTCGATCACGCTTGGAGGTAAATTCAATTCCTTCAATATGGATCGAAAAACTTTACAAACAAACATCGATCAGAATGGCTCGACAACTACCTCTGATAACTTTATGAATAATGAAAATCAGATGGCAGAAGTCAGCCTGTCTTATCAAAAGAAATTCGTAAACCCAGCTCAAAACCTAGAAATATCGGCATCTTACTCTGAAGGGAACAATGGCGGTACGCAAGACTTTGGTAGTACACAAACTTTCAATGACATTAGGGGTGATATGAAAATGGCGAACTTCCAAATTGATTATACACAACCTTTAGGTGATCGATTTAAACTAGAAGCAGGTACTATGATTACCCTAAATAGCTCCGAAGAAGATTTTATAGCCTATAACAGAGCTTCTGATGGTTCTTTGATTCGAGATACTAGACTAGATAACAATTTTTTGTATGACCAGCAGATCTACGCAGCTTACGGATTGGTAAGTGGAGAGGTCTTACCTAGTCTTCGCGTAGATGCTGGTTTAAGAATTGAACAGGCATATATCAATTCTGAATTGAAAACTACTGGTGAAGCATTTGATTATCCTTACTTCAAAATCTATCCGAGTTTTGCCATTAGTAAAACATTCGATAACGAATCTGAATTGATGTTTTCTTATAGCAAAAGAGTCAATCGTCCAAATCATCGAATGCTGAATCCTTATATCGATCAGTCAAACCCAGAAAACCTCAGACAAGGTAATCCATATCTAGAACCAGAATTCGCTGATTCTTATGAGATCGGATATACTAAATCTTGGAATAAACTGACACTTACTGGTGCTGTTTATCACAAATACACCGACAATGCTATCACTCGTGTAAGCTATGCTGTAGCTGCCGATACCATCATGAGTACTTACGCAAACCTAGCACAAGGAACCAATACAGGATTTGAACTTATAGCGAATAGCCAACTGACTTCTTGGTGGAACATAGATGGTAGCTTCAATTATTTTTATCAAGTTTATGAGGGGCATGAAGATGAAAGTGGCACAGACCTAAGCAACAGCGGTACCTCTTGGAGTTTAAAAGTCAATAACCGTTTTAACCTCTGGAAAGGAGCTAGTTTACAAGCTTCTGTAAGCTACAACGCTCCAAAACAAGTTCCGACAGGAGAATTTGGTAGTATGACAATTATGAACTTGGGCTTACAGCAAAAAGTATTACAAAACCGAGGAACATTGACACTCTCAGTCTCTGACCCACTGGATATATGGCAAGGAAATGTGTACAACTATGATGAAACCTATGCGCAATACCGAGACTTCAAGAGAGAATCTCAGATTGCTTACATCTCTTTCTCTTATACTTTCGGCGAACTGAAAAATGCCTTTAGTGGAAAAAGAAAGTCAAAAGGAGGAAAAGGAAGTGACTCTAGTTCAGATTATGACCTCTATTAA